A single region of the Candidatus Methylomirabilota bacterium genome encodes:
- a CDS encoding GYD domain-containing protein codes for MSESGMPEFLVQVRYTAAAWKQLIDSPEDRLEAVKPAVAGCGGVVIRKDFVLAGDFDLVAIIQFPDVPCAAAFYMAVMAGGAVADMKITPLFNIKRGMAAMTMSKNLKYQFPGKPGSAPATGNAGRRARKA; via the coding sequence ATGTCAGAATCGGGGATGCCCGAGTTTCTCGTGCAGGTCCGGTACACGGCGGCCGCGTGGAAGCAGCTCATCGATTCCCCGGAGGACCGTCTGGAAGCCGTCAAGCCGGCGGTCGCGGGGTGCGGCGGCGTCGTCATCCGCAAGGACTTCGTCCTGGCGGGGGACTTCGATCTCGTCGCCATCATCCAGTTCCCGGACGTCCCGTGTGCCGCCGCATTCTACATGGCGGTGATGGCCGGCGGAGCCGTCGCCGACATGAAGATCACGCCGCTGTTCAACATCAAGCGCGGCATGGCGGCCATGACCATGTCCAAGAACCTGAAGTACCAGTTCCCGGGAAAGCCCGGGAGCGCGCCGGCCACGGGGAACGCCGGACGCCGCGCTCGAAAGGCATGA